The sequence below is a genomic window from Ciceribacter thiooxidans.
TTCAACGAATGCGCTCTCAGAAAGTGATCCGGTAGGAACCGGAAACCGCGTAGGCCCAATCGCCGTTCGCCGTGGCATTGTAGCTCGCACCGTCCGCCAAGGACTGGCTGCCTTCGGTCAGGTAGCTGACAGCGCCGCCGAAGCGAAGCTCGCCGGGACCGGCCTTGACCGAAACGCCGGCAGCGACGGTCCAGGTGTCGGAGTAGATGTCTGCACCAGTGCCGACGCCGCTGTCCCAGGTGACATTTACCGTGCCAGCGAACTGTTCGTTGAACTTGTGGGCGACGCCGGCCTGAAGCGTCCAGCCGTCCTTCCAGTTATAAACGTCCTGCTGGGGCGTGTAGCCACCCGGCGCGAGCGGATTGCCGACGCTGTAGTCGAGGGTCTGCAGAACACTCCAGTCTGTCCACTTGACCGAGCCGTAAACCAGCCAACCGGGCGCGACACCCGTCTGCAGGCTGAGCTTCAGCGACTGCGGCAGCGTGCCACTACCGAAGGCGTCCTGCAGTCCGAAAGGCGCGATCGCCGGATCCCAATCGAACGAGCCCTCATCGGCATCGTGCTTGACCTTGGAGCGATACATCAACTGCGCACGCATCGCATATTCCGGGATGTCATAGGCGACACCCAGGCGATATCCGAAGGCTGCGTTATCCTCGAGCTTCAAATCGCCGCGATATGCGTTCGCGGTGTACTTAAAGTCCTGCAGGAAAACGCCACCGAGGAAGTGGATACGTCCCTTGCCCGCCTGCGCACTCACATCGCAGGTCGCACCATATTCGTTGGTGATGAAGTCCTTGTGGCTGGCGCCCGCGCCGCCGCTGAGCAGGCTTGCCGTTTGAGCCTCCGGGCCGTAATCCGCGTCGGCCCCGAAAGGCTGCGTGTAGGTGAAAGCGCAGCCAAGAT
It includes:
- a CDS encoding OmpP1/FadL family transporter, translated to MAKQFFKSGVVFAVGFGALASVANAGGFSRGEADTDILFEDGTYVARGGVIYVSPHRKFDTIAGAAATDDRYSNDYWIPSFAAKFQMSENLGCAFTYTQPFGADADYGPEAQTASLLSGGAGASHKDFITNEYGATCDVSAQAGKGRIHFLGGVFLQDFKYTANAYRGDLKLEDNAAFGYRLGVAYDIPEYAMRAQLMYRSKVKHDADEGSFDWDPAIAPFGLQDAFGSGTLPQSLKLSLQTGVAPGWLVYGSVKWTDWSVLQTLDYSVGNPLAPGGYTPQQDVYNWKDGWTLQAGVAHKFNEQFAGTVNVTWDSGVGTGADIYSDTWTVAAGVSVKAGPGELRFGGAVSYLTEGSQSLADGASYNATANGDWAYAVSGSYRITF